In Leucobacter sp. CX169, a single genomic region encodes these proteins:
- a CDS encoding GNAT family N-acetyltransferase: MSDIILETERLTLRRPTEADRATVIDACNDPAIVQWVPRIPNPYTGGDFEWFLHTFVADGWDAGTFYTWAIEHEGELVGMVSLDNIGSGQCTLGYWMTPGSRGKGLLMEAVRRAIDYAFATDGLALERIEWHALAGNEASARIAQRAGFRYEGLLRKGEAGRNGRVDGLVAGLLATDERSPQDWQLA, from the coding sequence GTGAGCGACATCATCCTCGAGACCGAACGACTGACCCTGCGCCGGCCGACCGAAGCCGACCGCGCGACCGTCATTGACGCGTGCAACGACCCGGCGATCGTGCAGTGGGTGCCCCGCATCCCGAACCCTTACACGGGCGGCGACTTCGAGTGGTTCCTGCACACCTTCGTCGCCGACGGCTGGGACGCCGGCACCTTCTACACCTGGGCCATCGAGCACGAGGGCGAGCTCGTGGGCATGGTGAGCCTTGACAACATCGGATCCGGACAGTGCACGCTCGGATACTGGATGACGCCCGGCTCACGGGGCAAGGGGCTGCTTATGGAGGCGGTGCGCCGCGCCATTGACTACGCCTTCGCGACGGACGGCCTCGCGCTCGAGCGCATCGAGTGGCACGCGCTCGCCGGCAACGAGGCCTCGGCCCGGATCGCCCAGCGCGCGGGGTTCCGCTACGAGGGCCTGCTCCGCAAGGGCGAGGCCGGTCGCAATGGCCGCGTCGACGGACTCGTCGCCGGCCTCCTGGCGACGGACGAGCGCTCGCCGCAGGACTGGCAGCTGGCTTAG
- a CDS encoding SprT-like domain-containing protein: protein MSDPAKVRIWAEALIRTHLDPNVWTFGFDRAKRRAGLCNFTDHRITLSRPLAELGEDDDVHQVILHEIAHALAGPHAGHGPRWKAIARELGYVGGRTHDDAASQHLAPWLGDCPAGHAHARYRKPTRPQSCGKCAKRFSPEHLIRWRRREADAA, encoded by the coding sequence ATGAGCGACCCGGCGAAGGTTCGGATTTGGGCGGAGGCGCTCATCAGGACACACCTCGACCCGAACGTCTGGACGTTCGGGTTCGACCGGGCCAAGCGCCGGGCCGGCCTCTGCAACTTCACCGACCACCGGATCACGCTGTCTCGCCCGCTCGCCGAACTCGGCGAGGACGACGACGTGCACCAGGTGATCCTGCACGAAATCGCGCACGCGCTCGCCGGACCGCACGCCGGGCACGGCCCCAGGTGGAAGGCCATCGCGCGCGAGCTCGGCTATGTCGGTGGCCGCACCCACGACGACGCCGCGTCGCAGCACCTCGCGCCGTGGCTGGGCGACTGCCCGGCGGGTCACGCGCACGCCAGGTACCGCAAGCCCACACGGCCGCAGTCCTGCGGCAAGTGCGCGAAACGGTTCTCGCCCGAGCACCTCATCCGTTGGCGTCGCCGTGAGGCCGACGCCGCGTGA
- a CDS encoding spermidine synthase → MIIPPPRTLTGSGHLAEFEEDKYVQGAVQLLIDGTPQSHVNLDDPSDLFFEYVRRIGHVIDLVRPDREPITALHLGGGAFTLPRYVEATRPGSSQQVIELEGDLVDYVRESFPLPKRAKIRVRRGDAREVVAKLPAGLHGACDVIVVDVFAGARTPAHVTSLEFYRLLAPLLAPGGVIAINAADGPGLPFVRGQLATLRALFPAVAAVAEAQVLKGRRFGNVVIVAGQDPDAWDWLPRLLAGGPHPARMVEGAELRTLIAGAKPVNDETATASPEPARRIFEKR, encoded by the coding sequence GTGATCATTCCCCCTCCCCGTACCCTGACCGGATCAGGTCACCTCGCCGAGTTCGAGGAGGACAAGTACGTCCAAGGTGCCGTGCAGCTCCTCATCGACGGCACCCCGCAGTCGCACGTGAACCTTGACGACCCGAGCGACCTGTTCTTCGAGTACGTGCGCCGCATCGGGCATGTGATTGACCTGGTGCGGCCCGATCGCGAGCCCATCACCGCGCTGCACCTGGGCGGCGGCGCGTTCACTCTCCCACGCTATGTCGAGGCGACGCGCCCCGGCTCATCGCAGCAGGTGATCGAGCTCGAGGGCGACCTCGTCGATTACGTCCGCGAGTCGTTCCCGCTGCCCAAACGCGCGAAAATTCGGGTGCGCCGCGGCGATGCCCGCGAGGTGGTCGCGAAGCTTCCGGCTGGGCTGCACGGCGCCTGCGACGTCATCGTCGTCGATGTGTTCGCCGGCGCCCGCACCCCGGCCCACGTCACAAGTCTCGAGTTCTATCGGCTGCTCGCACCGCTGCTGGCCCCCGGCGGCGTGATCGCTATCAATGCTGCCGACGGTCCGGGCCTGCCATTCGTGCGCGGGCAACTCGCGACGCTCCGCGCGCTCTTTCCCGCCGTCGCTGCGGTCGCGGAGGCGCAGGTCCTCAAGGGGCGCCGCTTCGGCAATGTCGTCATCGTCGCGGGGCAGGATCCCGACGCCTGGGACTGGCTGCCGCGCCTGCTCGCCGGCGGCCCGCACCCGGCACGCATGGTCGAGGGCGCAGAGCTTCGCACCCTGATCGCCGGCGCGAAGCCGGTGAACGACGAGACTGCGACGGCGTCCCCCGAGCCGGCGCGACGGATCTTCGAGAAGCGCTAG
- a CDS encoding glutaredoxin domain-containing protein, whose protein sequence is MTATNTSGETIIFGADWCGDCRRAKRVFDEAGASYRYVDLVAEESAAEIAREISGRTNIPVILYPDRSHQVEPSNADMLAKIAELGLA, encoded by the coding sequence ATGACAGCGACGAACACTTCCGGCGAAACGATCATCTTTGGCGCGGACTGGTGCGGTGACTGCCGACGCGCGAAGCGGGTATTCGATGAGGCGGGCGCCAGCTACCGGTACGTCGACCTGGTGGCGGAAGAGTCTGCGGCAGAAATCGCGCGCGAGATCAGCGGGCGAACGAACATTCCGGTGATCCTGTACCCGGACCGCAGCCACCAGGTGGAGCCGTCCAACGCGGACATGCTCGCGAAGATCGCAGAGCTCGGGCTGGCCTAG
- a CDS encoding phosphatase PAP2 family protein, with the protein MSSNSDPAGPLARPSPRYAALIGAVLVLLVAAGGVYFFIAGSGPLPVDSWWHAHVGAAPGTALHAIAAFLAIVGGQIGALVCFVIAFGILILARRGRDALAVGFAGVLGVAGSEILKRLVQRPRPPEQFFSSHGYSYPSGHSMAAAALAVSLALVALGARDLDRRLSLAATVLAIAWTLAMMWSRTALHVHWLSDTLAGAALGIGAALIARRLCVPPKPTASVAA; encoded by the coding sequence ATGAGCTCGAATTCTGATCCCGCCGGACCTCTGGCCCGTCCGTCGCCTCGATATGCGGCGCTGATTGGCGCCGTTCTGGTGCTGCTTGTGGCGGCCGGCGGTGTCTATTTCTTCATCGCAGGATCCGGCCCACTGCCCGTAGATTCCTGGTGGCACGCGCACGTGGGCGCCGCACCAGGGACTGCGCTACATGCGATTGCCGCCTTCCTGGCCATCGTTGGCGGGCAGATTGGCGCGCTCGTTTGCTTCGTCATCGCGTTCGGCATTCTCATCCTCGCACGCCGTGGGCGGGATGCTCTCGCTGTCGGATTTGCTGGGGTACTCGGAGTCGCGGGCTCAGAAATCCTGAAACGCTTGGTGCAGCGACCCCGCCCGCCCGAGCAGTTCTTCTCCTCACACGGCTATTCCTACCCGTCTGGGCACTCGATGGCCGCGGCGGCGCTCGCGGTGTCCCTCGCGCTCGTAGCCCTGGGCGCACGCGATCTCGACCGCCGCCTCTCCCTCGCCGCGACGGTGCTCGCGATCGCGTGGACCCTCGCGATGATGTGGAGCCGCACCGCGCTGCATGTGCACTGGCTCAGCGACACGCTCGCCGGCGCCGCGCTCGGCATCGGAGCGGCACTCATCGCCCGCAGGCTCTGCGTACCGCCCAAGCCCACCGCCAGCGTCGCGGCGTAG
- a CDS encoding DNA-directed RNA polymerase subunit beta: MAAARNATSSNMPKNGRDHSRVSFAKISDTLTVPDLLALQTESFDWLVGNDAWKARVAEGTAQGRDDLALKSGLEEIFEEISPIEDNAGTMQLSFENPILDEQKYTIDECKERGKTYSAPLYVEAAFYNTETQVLKSQTVYMGDFPIMTGKGTFIINGTERVIVSQLVRSPGVYFERAQEKTSDKDVFTARVIPSRGAWLEFEIDKRDQVGVRIDRKRKQSVTVFLKALGMTSEEILEEFAGYESIALTLEKDAVLTQEEALKDIYRKQRPGEQVAIEAARALLDNSYFNSKRYDLAKVGRYKINRKLGIDAPITDSVLSLEDIVRTIKYLVGLHAETETIPGVRDGKVIDLRLETDDIDHFGNRRIRAVGELIQNQVRTGLSRMERVVRERMTTQDIEAITPNTLINTRPVLAAIKEFFGTSQLSQFMDQNNPLAGLTNKRRLSALGPGGLSRDRAGVEVRDVHPSHYGRMCPIETPEGPNIGLIGALATFARINAFGFIETPYRRVLDGQVTDQVDYLTAHEEDEFLIAQAGAPLTPQGTFAEAQVLARPRGSEVILVDAGRVDYMDVSPRQMVSVATSLIPFLEHDDANRALMGANMQRQAVPLVRSESPLVGTGMEGYAAIDAGDVVIAKDAGVIADVSADVVTVQLDEGGTRSYYMRKFDRSNQGTSYNHRVIVKAGERIEAGEVIADGPATENGELALGKNLLVAFMPWEGHNFEDAIILSQNLVKDDTLSSIHIEEYDVDARDTKLGKEELTRDLPNASMEALKDLDERGVIRIGAEVRPGDILVGKVTPKGETELSAEERLLRAIFNEKSREVRDTSLKVPHGVSGTVTSVKVFDAENNKEDELGSGVNQRVVVYIAQRRKITEGDKLAGRHGNKGVISKILPIEDMPFLEDGTPVDIILNPMGIPGRMNFGQVLETHLGWIAKQGYKVEGTPEWAAQLADNAREVAPNTKLATPVFDGASELEIEGLLDSTLPTRDGVRLIDSSGKTRLFDGRSGEPFPYPVSVGYMYILKLHHLVDDKIHARSTGPYSMITQQPLGGKAQFGGQRFGEMEVWALEAYGAAYALQELLTVKSDDILGRVKVYEAIVRGENIPEPGVPESFRVLMKEMQSLCLNVEVLGADGQAVNLRDNDDEAHRTAEELGINLSTRFESSSIDEI; the protein is encoded by the coding sequence TTGGCTGCTGCGCGCAACGCAACTTCCAGCAACATGCCCAAGAACGGCCGCGATCACTCGCGCGTCTCGTTCGCCAAGATTTCCGACACCTTGACGGTTCCGGACCTGCTGGCATTGCAGACTGAGAGCTTTGACTGGCTCGTCGGCAACGATGCCTGGAAGGCGCGCGTCGCCGAGGGTACGGCTCAGGGGCGCGACGACCTCGCGCTGAAGAGCGGCCTCGAGGAGATCTTCGAGGAGATCTCTCCCATCGAGGACAACGCCGGCACGATGCAACTGTCGTTCGAGAACCCGATTCTCGACGAGCAGAAGTACACGATCGACGAGTGCAAGGAGCGCGGTAAGACGTACTCCGCTCCGCTCTACGTCGAGGCGGCGTTCTACAACACCGAGACTCAGGTACTGAAGAGCCAGACAGTCTACATGGGCGATTTCCCCATCATGACCGGCAAGGGCACCTTCATCATCAACGGCACCGAGCGCGTGATCGTTTCGCAGCTGGTCCGTAGCCCCGGTGTGTACTTCGAGCGCGCTCAGGAGAAGACCTCCGATAAGGACGTCTTCACCGCTCGCGTAATCCCGAGCCGTGGCGCATGGCTCGAGTTCGAGATCGACAAGCGCGATCAGGTGGGCGTCCGCATCGACCGCAAGCGCAAGCAGTCGGTCACGGTCTTCCTCAAGGCGCTCGGCATGACGAGCGAAGAGATCCTGGAAGAGTTCGCCGGCTACGAGTCGATCGCCCTCACGCTGGAGAAGGACGCTGTCCTCACCCAGGAGGAGGCGCTCAAGGACATCTACCGCAAGCAGCGCCCGGGCGAGCAGGTGGCCATCGAGGCTGCGCGTGCGCTCCTCGACAACAGCTACTTCAACTCGAAGCGCTACGACCTGGCGAAGGTCGGTCGCTACAAGATCAACCGCAAGCTCGGCATCGATGCGCCGATCACCGATTCGGTGCTCTCGCTCGAGGACATCGTTCGCACGATCAAGTACCTCGTCGGCCTCCACGCTGAGACCGAGACCATCCCGGGCGTTCGCGACGGCAAGGTCATCGACCTGCGCCTCGAAACGGACGACATCGATCACTTCGGCAACCGTCGCATCCGCGCCGTGGGCGAGCTGATCCAGAACCAGGTCCGTACCGGCCTGTCGCGCATGGAGCGCGTCGTGCGCGAGCGCATGACGACCCAGGACATCGAAGCGATCACCCCGAACACCCTGATCAACACGCGCCCCGTGCTCGCGGCGATCAAGGAGTTCTTCGGTACCTCGCAGCTGTCGCAGTTCATGGATCAGAACAACCCGCTCGCGGGCCTGACCAACAAGCGCCGCCTGTCGGCCCTCGGCCCGGGTGGTCTCTCACGTGACCGCGCAGGTGTCGAGGTTCGTGACGTTCACCCGTCGCACTACGGCCGCATGTGCCCCATTGAGACCCCGGAAGGCCCGAACATTGGTCTGATCGGTGCGCTCGCAACCTTCGCACGCATCAACGCGTTCGGCTTCATCGAGACGCCGTACCGTCGCGTGCTCGATGGTCAGGTCACCGACCAGGTTGACTACCTCACCGCGCACGAAGAGGACGAGTTCCTCATCGCGCAGGCAGGCGCCCCGCTGACTCCGCAGGGCACCTTCGCCGAGGCTCAGGTGCTCGCTCGCCCCCGTGGCTCCGAGGTGATCCTGGTCGACGCAGGCCGCGTTGACTACATGGACGTCTCGCCCCGCCAGATGGTGTCGGTCGCGACCTCGCTCATCCCGTTCCTCGAGCACGACGATGCGAACCGCGCCCTCATGGGTGCCAACATGCAGCGTCAGGCGGTCCCGCTGGTGCGCAGCGAGAGCCCGCTCGTCGGTACCGGCATGGAGGGCTACGCAGCCATCGACGCCGGTGACGTCGTCATCGCGAAGGATGCCGGCGTGATCGCCGACGTCTCGGCCGATGTCGTCACGGTGCAGCTGGACGAGGGCGGCACGCGCTCGTACTACATGCGCAAGTTCGACCGCTCGAACCAGGGCACGAGCTACAACCACCGCGTCATCGTCAAGGCTGGCGAGCGTATCGAAGCCGGCGAGGTTATCGCCGACGGTCCTGCAACGGAGAATGGCGAGCTCGCGCTCGGCAAGAACCTCCTCGTGGCATTCATGCCGTGGGAGGGTCACAACTTCGAGGACGCGATCATCCTGAGCCAGAACCTGGTGAAGGACGACACCCTCTCCTCGATTCACATCGAAGAGTACGACGTCGACGCTCGCGACACGAAGCTTGGCAAGGAAGAGCTCACGCGCGACCTGCCGAACGCTTCGATGGAGGCCCTCAAGGACCTCGACGAGCGCGGCGTCATCCGCATCGGCGCCGAGGTTCGCCCCGGCGACATCCTCGTCGGCAAGGTCACGCCCAAGGGCGAGACCGAGCTCTCTGCCGAGGAGCGCCTGCTTCGCGCGATCTTCAACGAGAAGAGCCGCGAGGTGCGCGACACGTCGCTCAAGGTGCCTCACGGCGTCTCGGGCACCGTCACCTCCGTCAAGGTGTTCGATGCAGAGAACAACAAGGAAGACGAGCTCGGCTCTGGTGTCAACCAGCGCGTCGTCGTCTACATTGCTCAGCGTCGTAAGATCACCGAGGGCGACAAGCTTGCCGGCCGTCACGGCAACAAGGGCGTCATCTCGAAGATCCTCCCGATCGAGGACATGCCGTTCCTCGAAGACGGAACGCCGGTCGACATCATCCTGAACCCGATGGGTATCCCGGGCCGAATGAACTTCGGCCAGGTCCTCGAGACCCACCTGGGCTGGATCGCGAAGCAGGGCTACAAGGTCGAGGGCACCCCCGAGTGGGCTGCTCAGCTGGCCGACAACGCCCGCGAGGTCGCTCCGAACACGAAGCTTGCTACCCCCGTGTTCGACGGCGCTTCCGAGCTCGAGATCGAGGGGCTGCTCGACTCGACGCTGCCCACCCGTGACGGCGTGCGCCTGATCGACTCCTCCGGCAAGACCCGTCTCTTCGACGGTCGCTCGGGCGAGCCGTTCCCCTACCCGGTCTCGGTTGGGTACATGTACATCTTGAAGCTGCACCACCTGGTGGACGACAAGATTCACGCTCGCTCGACGGGTCCGTACTCGATGATCACCCAGCAGCCGCTCGGCGGTAAGGCCCAGTTCGGTGGCCAGCGCTTCGGTGAGATGGAAGTGTGGGCGCTCGAGGCCTACGGTGCGGCATACGCACTGCAGGAGCTCCTCACCGTCAAGTCGGACGACATCCTCGGCCGCGTGAAGGTGTACGAGGCGATCGTGCGTGGCGAGAACATTCCGGAGCCTGGTGTTCCCGAGTCGTTCCGCGTGCTCATGAAGGAAATGCAGTCGCTCTGCCTGAACGTTGAGGTGCTCGGCGCAGACGGCCAGGCCGTTAACCTGCGTGACAACGATGATGAAGCCCACCGCACTGCGGAAGAGCTCGGTATCAACCTCTCGACTCGCTTTGAGTCCTCGTCTATCGACGAGATCTAA
- the rpoC gene encoding DNA-directed RNA polymerase subunit beta' produces MLERENFNELQIRLATADDIRSWSYGEVKKPETINYRTLKPEKDGLFGEQIFGPSRDWECACGKYKRVRYKGIICERCGVEVTKSSVRRERMGHIELAAPVTHIWYFKGVPSRLGYLLDMAPKDLEKVIYFAAYMVISIDEEGRHEDMPGLENELRLELKTLEDQRDIAIGERQQQAESDLAALEAEGAKADQRRRARDSADKDMASLRKRYDDEIARLERVWEDFRNLKVGDLKPEDAVFAELMDRYGSYFDAFMGAEAIKRRLLAFDLAAESEMLHLQIAEGKGQKKIRAIKRLKVVSSFLQTGASPAAMVLDVVPVIPPELRPMVQLDGGRFATSDLNDLYRRVINRNNRLRRLLDLGAPEIIVNNEKRMLQEAVDALFDNGRRGRPVTGTGNRALKSLSDMLKGKQGRFRQNLLGKRVDYSGRSVIVVGPQLKLHQCGLPKQMALELFKPYVIKRLIDLSHAQNIKAAKRMVERSRSEVWDVLEEIIRERPVLLNRAPTLHRLGIQAFEPMLVEGKAIQLHPLVCTAFNADFDGDQMAVHLPLSVEAQAEARVLMLASNNILKPSDGRPVTLPSQDMIIGLHHITTVKAGAAGEGRAFSSVAEAILAKDQGSLDLGAVVKIRLLGYTSAEGVTTEGPLLVETTLGRALFNETLPVDYPYFERVADKTSLSALVNDLAERYPKVEVAATLDRIKDAGFYWATRSGVTVALSDIVTPSNKAEILESHEKKAADVQKKFDKGLITDAERRSELVEIWTEATDEVAAAMRAAFTEDNTIYRMVSSGARGNWLQIRNIAGMRGLVNNPKGEIIPRPIISSYREGLSVAEYFIATHGARKGLADTALRTADSGYLTRRLVDVSQDVIIREVDCGTRRGLELDIAARGADGQLVRDENVENSVYARTLSTDSVLEDGTVVATAGADVGDVLIDRLVAAGVREIKVRSVLTCESAVGVCATCYGRSLATGQRVDIGEAVGIIAAQSIGEPGTQLTMRTFHTGGSASADDITQGLPRVQELFEARTPKGASPIAEAAGRITIEDTPKGRSVLLTPDDGTEEKIYPVLKRSTLLVEDGDRVTLGQPFIAGTLDPKDILQVGTTDEGKHIPGERAVQKYLVEGVQNVYRSQGVPIHDKHIEVIVRQMLRKVTVVDHGETDLLPGELVDRARYQRINREALLEGKRAATARAEVMGITKASLATESWLSAASFQETTRVLTQAAMEGSRDPLIGLKENVIIGQLIPAGTGLEVYRNVTVEATEEAKAERYPNRIFTEDAGFDENDLSFVDFDSFTSDEFNPGTYN; encoded by the coding sequence TTGCTCGAGCGCGAGAATTTTAACGAGCTGCAGATCCGTCTGGCGACTGCCGATGATATCCGTAGCTGGTCGTATGGCGAGGTCAAGAAGCCTGAGACCATCAACTACCGCACCCTGAAGCCCGAGAAGGACGGTCTGTTCGGCGAGCAGATCTTCGGACCGAGCCGCGACTGGGAGTGCGCGTGTGGCAAGTACAAGCGTGTCCGTTACAAGGGCATCATTTGTGAGCGTTGTGGCGTAGAGGTCACGAAGTCCAGCGTGCGTCGTGAGCGGATGGGTCACATCGAGCTGGCCGCTCCCGTCACGCACATCTGGTACTTCAAGGGTGTGCCGAGCCGTCTCGGTTACCTGCTCGACATGGCGCCGAAGGACCTCGAGAAGGTCATCTACTTCGCTGCGTACATGGTCATCTCGATCGACGAGGAGGGCCGTCACGAAGACATGCCCGGTCTCGAGAACGAGCTTCGGCTCGAGCTCAAGACCCTCGAGGATCAGCGCGACATCGCCATTGGCGAGCGTCAGCAGCAGGCGGAGAGCGACCTTGCGGCGCTCGAGGCCGAGGGTGCGAAGGCCGATCAGCGCCGCCGCGCCCGCGACTCTGCGGACAAGGACATGGCGTCGCTGCGCAAGCGTTACGACGACGAGATTGCTCGTCTCGAGCGCGTGTGGGAAGACTTCCGCAACCTGAAGGTCGGCGATCTCAAGCCCGAGGACGCAGTCTTCGCTGAGCTCATGGACCGCTACGGCAGCTACTTCGACGCCTTCATGGGCGCCGAGGCGATCAAGCGTCGCCTGCTGGCGTTCGACCTCGCTGCCGAGTCGGAGATGCTGCACCTGCAGATCGCCGAGGGCAAGGGTCAGAAGAAGATCCGTGCGATCAAGCGTCTGAAGGTTGTCAGCTCGTTCCTGCAGACGGGCGCAAGCCCGGCTGCGATGGTCCTCGACGTTGTCCCGGTGATCCCGCCGGAGCTGCGCCCGATGGTGCAGCTCGACGGTGGCCGCTTCGCGACCTCGGATCTCAACGATCTGTACCGCCGCGTGATCAACCGCAACAACCGCCTGCGTCGTCTGCTCGATCTCGGTGCTCCCGAGATCATCGTGAACAACGAGAAGCGCATGCTGCAGGAAGCCGTCGACGCACTGTTCGACAACGGCCGCCGTGGTCGCCCCGTTACGGGCACCGGCAACCGTGCGCTGAAGTCACTGTCCGACATGCTCAAGGGCAAGCAGGGCCGGTTCCGCCAGAACCTGCTCGGCAAGCGCGTGGACTACTCGGGCCGTTCGGTCATCGTGGTCGGCCCGCAGCTCAAGCTGCACCAGTGTGGTCTGCCCAAGCAGATGGCACTCGAGCTGTTTAAGCCGTACGTGATCAAGCGCCTCATCGATCTGTCGCACGCACAGAACATCAAGGCCGCGAAGCGCATGGTCGAGCGCAGCCGTTCCGAGGTCTGGGACGTGCTCGAGGAGATCATCCGCGAGCGCCCCGTGCTGCTGAACCGCGCACCGACGCTGCACCGCCTGGGCATCCAGGCCTTCGAGCCGATGCTCGTCGAGGGTAAGGCCATCCAGCTGCACCCGCTCGTCTGCACCGCGTTCAACGCAGACTTCGATGGTGACCAGATGGCAGTCCACCTGCCGCTGTCGGTCGAGGCTCAGGCCGAGGCCCGCGTGCTGATGCTCGCGTCGAACAACATCCTGAAGCCGTCTGATGGCCGCCCGGTGACCCTGCCCTCGCAGGATATGATCATCGGTCTGCACCACATCACCACGGTGAAGGCTGGGGCGGCTGGCGAAGGCCGCGCATTCTCGTCGGTCGCTGAGGCGATCCTGGCGAAGGATCAGGGCTCGCTCGATCTCGGCGCGGTCGTCAAGATCCGCCTGCTCGGGTACACGAGCGCCGAGGGTGTCACGACGGAGGGTCCGCTCCTCGTCGAGACCACACTTGGTCGCGCGCTGTTCAACGAGACCCTTCCGGTCGACTACCCGTACTTCGAGCGGGTTGCCGACAAGACGAGTCTCTCGGCGCTGGTCAACGACCTCGCCGAGCGGTACCCCAAGGTGGAGGTCGCCGCAACGCTCGACCGCATCAAGGACGCGGGTTTCTACTGGGCTACTCGCTCGGGCGTCACCGTCGCACTCTCGGACATCGTGACTCCGTCGAACAAGGCAGAGATCCTCGAGAGCCACGAGAAGAAGGCCGCGGACGTTCAGAAGAAGTTCGACAAGGGTCTCATCACCGACGCCGAGCGTCGCAGCGAGCTCGTCGAGATCTGGACGGAGGCGACCGACGAGGTTGCCGCCGCCATGCGCGCGGCGTTCACCGAGGACAACACCATCTACCGGATGGTCTCGTCAGGTGCTCGTGGTAACTGGCTCCAGATCCGCAACATTGCGGGTATGCGCGGCCTGGTGAACAACCCGAAGGGTGAGATTATCCCTCGCCCGATCATCTCCTCGTACCGTGAGGGCCTGTCGGTTGCGGAGTACTTCATCGCGACCCACGGTGCTCGTAAGGGCCTGGCTGATACCGCTCTGCGTACCGCCGACTCGGGTTACCTGACCCGTCGTCTGGTGGACGTCTCGCAGGACGTCATCATCCGCGAGGTGGACTGTGGCACGCGCCGCGGCCTCGAGCTCGACATCGCCGCTCGCGGCGCTGACGGCCAGCTCGTCCGTGACGAGAACGTCGAGAACTCGGTCTACGCACGTACCCTCTCCACCGATTCGGTGCTGGAGGACGGCACGGTGGTTGCGACCGCTGGAGCCGACGTGGGTGACGTGCTCATCGACCGCCTGGTGGCGGCCGGCGTGCGCGAGATCAAGGTTCGCTCGGTGCTCACCTGTGAGTCAGCGGTTGGCGTCTGCGCCACCTGCTACGGTCGCTCGCTTGCGACCGGCCAGCGCGTCGACATCGGCGAAGCGGTCGGCATTATCGCCGCTCAGTCGATCGGCGAGCCGGGCACGCAGCTCACCATGCGTACCTTCCACACCGGTGGTTCGGCTTCGGCCGACGACATCACGCAGGGTCTGCCCCGCGTGCAAGAGCTCTTCGAGGCACGTACCCCCAAGGGTGCGTCGCCGATCGCGGAGGCTGCTGGCCGGATCACGATCGAGGACACCCCCAAGGGTCGGAGCGTTCTCTTGACGCCGGACGACGGCACCGAGGAGAAGATCTACCCCGTCCTGAAGCGTTCGACGCTTCTCGTTGAGGATGGCGACCGGGTCACGCTCGGACAGCCGTTTATCGCGGGCACGCTTGACCCGAAGGACATCCTTCAGGTCGGTACGACCGACGAGGGCAAGCACATTCCGGGCGAGCGCGCCGTTCAGAAGTACCTCGTTGAGGGCGTTCAGAACGTGTACCGCTCGCAGGGCGTGCCGATCCACGATAAGCACATCGAGGTCATCGTTCGTCAGATGCTGCGCAAGGTCACGGTCGTCGATCACGGCGAGACTGATCTGCTCCCGGGCGAGCTCGTTGACCGGGCCCGCTACCAGCGGATCAACCGCGAAGCGCTGCTCGAGGGCAAGCGTGCCGCGACGGCTCGCGCCGAGGTCATGGGTATTACGAAGGCGTCGCTTGCGACCGAGTCGTGGCTGTCGGCCGCCTCGTTCCAGGAGACGACCCGCGTCCTTACCCAGGCTGCGATGGAGGGAAGCCGCGATCCGCTGATCGGTCTCAAGGAGAACGTCATCATCGGTCAGCTCATCCCCGCCGGAACCGGTCTCGAGGTCTACCGCAACGTGACCGTCGAGGCGACCGAAGAGGCGAAGGCGGAGCGTTACCCGAACCGCATCTTCACCGAGGACGCCGGCTTCGACGAGAACGACCTGTCGTTCGTCGATTTCGACAGCTTCACGTCGGACGAGTTCAACCCGGGCACCTACAACTAG
- a CDS encoding spermidine/putrescine ABC transporter substrate-binding protein → MNAVDAWLRWLPTWAPGTHRGRSRICRRCTGSPIVAAVGLTEDVPHQVLHALVSRMQRIVDREVDTFTERELPMLHAELDGEKNWSPAVFDPTAGLDPEYDGLDLDPEPAEDAQPFLFTLAGLAATSQPEPPLPRPPLTAAEKAQLRAEIARADQCAEDAGREVCFAVAGHRPRVTAAVTRFVEPQIRSMLEHLSEQLEAPE, encoded by the coding sequence ATGAACGCCGTTGACGCCTGGCTGCGCTGGCTCCCGACCTGGGCGCCCGGCACGCACCGCGGACGCAGCCGAATCTGCCGCCGCTGCACCGGATCGCCGATTGTCGCCGCGGTGGGCTTGACCGAGGACGTGCCGCATCAGGTCCTCCACGCCCTGGTCTCTCGAATGCAGCGCATCGTCGATCGTGAGGTCGATACGTTCACGGAGCGCGAGCTGCCGATGCTGCACGCCGAACTGGACGGTGAGAAGAACTGGTCGCCTGCCGTGTTCGACCCGACGGCTGGCCTCGACCCCGAGTACGACGGGCTCGACCTCGACCCAGAGCCTGCCGAGGACGCCCAACCCTTCCTGTTCACGCTCGCCGGCCTCGCCGCCACCAGCCAGCCGGAGCCCCCGCTGCCCCGGCCGCCACTTACCGCCGCCGAGAAGGCGCAGCTTCGCGCCGAGATCGCACGCGCCGACCAGTGCGCAGAGGACGCCGGGCGCGAGGTGTGTTTCGCGGTCGCGGGGCATCGCCCGCGCGTAACTGCCGCGGTGACCCGTTTCGTCGAACCCCAGATCCGTTCGATGCTCGAACATCTGAGCGAACAGTTGGAAGCGCCCGAGTAG